AAACGCCTGGGTCGTCCAAGTGGGCTCACATTTACAAATGTGATAAACAAAGTTGCGGATCAGGGCCATGCCGTCTTTGGAATGGACCACTTCTGGGTGGAACTGCACCCCATAAAGTTGGCGCTGGTGGTGGGCGATCGCCGCGCAGGGGGTATTGTCTGTGTGGGCAAGAATCTCAAACCCACTGGGCAATTGCACACAGGAGTCTCCGTGGCTCATCCACATGGTGGAGCCTTCCCCCACATTGGTCAGTAGATCGGTGGGATCGTCGATGAATAGAGAAGCCTTGCCATATTCCGCATGCTTGGCCCGTTCGACACTACCTCCCAGTTGTTTCACCATCAGCTGCATCCCGTAGCAAACCCCGAGGACGGGAATACCGAGATTCCAGATTTCTGGGTCACAGGCGGGGGCATAATCGTCATACACAGAGCTAGGGCCACCGGAGAGAATAATGCCGCTGGGGTTGAGTTGCCGCAGTTGATCCGCCGTGGTGCGGTAAGAAATCACCTCGGAGTAGACCTCGGTTTCCCGGATGCGGCGGGCGATCAGTTCAGAATATTGGGAGCCAAAATCGAGGATGACGATAATTTGGCGTTGGAGCTCGCTTCCGGTTACGGTGGAGTCGGTTGGTTTCTGGAGGGGGGTCGTAGTCACGTTCAGCAAAAAATCCCTAGTGGAAGTTAACAAAAATGGAGCCGCAGACTAAAAATCTGAGGTGTAAAATTTCCCAGCAACGGTATTCACAGGGGCTGCTGTGGAGAAAGGGAAAAAAGTTGCGAATGCTGAAGAGAAATTTAAAACGGTATTTATAAAGCAAATAAATATTCCGAACAAAATAACATAAATTGCTATTTTTTTAAAGTCTGATTTGAACCAGACAGGAACCGATTCCTTTCTGTATGCTCTAGGGATAGGTGATTTTGATGGCGGCTCCCATGAACTCGGTGGATTATCTGCGTATTAGTTTGATTGATCGGTGTAATTTTCGCTGCCAGTATTGTGTGCCGGAAGGGGCTAAGCTTGAGTACCTCACCTCGCCAGAGCAATTACAGAACCATGAGTTGTTGACCCTACTTGCCCACGTCTTTATCCCCCTGGGCTTCGGTAAATTTCGTCTGACGGGGGGGGAACCGTTACTGCGTCCCAATCTAGTCGATTTGGTGCGGGCGATCGCCCAACTGCCTGGGGTCGAAGATCTTTCCATGACCACCAATGCCTACCTCCTCGCTGATCTCGCCCAAGATCTCCATGATGCAGGGTTAAATCGCCTCAATATTAGCCTCGATTCCCTTAACCCAGACACCTTCGATCGCATCATTGGCAACCAGGGAAAGAGCCGCTGGCCCCAAACCTGGGCAGGAATCCAAGCGGCTCACCGGGTTGGGTTTGAGCCGCTGAAACTGAATGTGGTGGTAATCCCTGGGGTCAATGATCAAGAAGTATTAGATTTGGCCGCCCTCACGGGCGATCGCCATTGGCATGTGCGCTTTATTGAGTTTATGCCCATTGGTAACGGTGATCTATTTCAAGAACGGGCCTGGATCCCCTCAGCAGAACTGCGGCAATGGATCCGCGAAAAATGGGGCCTAGAAACAGCCCAGGTCCAAGGAAACGGCCCAGCGGATGTGTTTAAAATTCCTGGGGCAAAGGGAACCCTCGGCTTTATTTCCCAGATGTCAGAATGCTTTTGCGATCGCTGTAATCGGATGCGGCTTTCGGCGGATGGTTGGCTGCGGCCCTGCCTGTTAAATGAGGCCTCCCAAATTGATCTGAAAACTTTATTACGCACCGGGGCAGATCTGGCAGACATTCGGGCTACTGTGGGGCAACTGCTTCAGGCAAAACCAGAGATTAACTTCAAAATGCGTGACATGGGCAGTGCCACGGGCCAATATGGTCGTACCATGTCCCAGATCGGTGGCTAGAACTTATCTGGTACTGAGGGATTTGGCGGCGATCGCCCCTCCGATCAGCCCAAATAAATGGCCTTCCCAGGAGACCCCAGGCATGGTCGGAAAAACGCTCCAGAGTACACCGCCATAGAAAAAAAACACCAGCAGAGCGACCGCAACGGAAGGAATATCTCGCTGAAAATAGCCCCGGAACAGCAAAAAGCCGAGGTAGCCAAAAATAAGAATACTGGCGCCGATATGTACAGAATTAGGCGCGCCAATGAGCCACACCCCCAGGCCGCCGACTAGCATTGTGAAGAACGTCACGATAAAAAAATCTTCAAGACGCCGGAGCATCACCAGCCAGCCTAGAAAGGCAAAGGGGACTGTATTGGCAATGAGGTGCTGGAACCCTCCGTGAAGAAAGGGCGCAAAGAGAACCCCCCGCAGCCCCAGGGGTTGTCGGGGGACAATGCCAAACACATCTAAGCCACCCCGCCAGAGGTTTTGGAAGATCAGTTGGTCACTAATTTCTAGGCCCCAAAAACTAGCCAGCAAAATTCCCAAAATGTAGATCTGTTGCCTCAACTCTCGATTAATGACCTGTTGATTGCTCTCTGGGGGCTTAGTCATGGCTCTGGCAAGAAATGGTTTGAGAAATTTCCTTTCACGGTAACAAGTTTCCGGCAGGATCGGGCGATCGCCTTCATGAAAAACGAAACTGGTGCAGCCAAGCCATCACCTGTGCCGCCGAAAGGTTTAAGCGGGCCTGGAGGTCAGCAATATTGCGATAGGGACCCCGCTGCCGTTCGATGATCATCTGTTGGGCGATCGCCGGCTCAATCCCAAAAATGCTCAAAGCTTCCAGGGTCGCTTGGTTGACATTAATTTGCTGGGGCGCCAGCTCAGGGGCATAGTAAGCAAATGCCAAAATTGCTTCCAAGGGCTGGAGTCGCTGCATAGAAATGCCCAGGGCCGCCGCCACATCTTCGATGCTATAGAACTGCACCCCCTGGCTGGTGAGCTGCACCAGTGATCGCCCCTGGTGGATCGAAATGCCCGGCAACCGGAGCCAATCATCCACCGTAGCGCGGTTTACATCAATCTTGATCCCTAAGCTTGCCGCCAATGTCACCTCTTCGAGGGATTGCAAGCGGTAGTAAGGATCCTGCTGTAGTCGTTGCTGGAGTTGTTTTTTCCGGAGAAAATTCATCGTCTGTGCTGGCCTCAATCCTGTCTACTCTACCCCTTGTTTATCGTTGCCGAAAGGATCCCTTAGCCTTTACAATAAGCCGATAAACTTATTTTTATTCATTATTTTGTAGATCAACTGGGATCAAACTGCCCAAAAATCTACACTATATTTCTTCCTTATTTTTATTTTTGGGAATCCCTCGGGACTGCCTCGATAACCTTACGAAAAAACCTATATTAAAAAATCACCCTATGGCTTCTAGGGTTAGTTTTGCTATGAACTTTTATCAGCGTCGCCTATCTATTTTTATAGATGGGAATAACATGTTTTATGCGCAACAGAAAAACAATTGGTTTTTTGATCCCCGCCGCGTTTTAGATTATTTTACCTGTGATCCAAACGTACGTTTAATCAATGCCTTTTGGTACACTGGACTCAAAGATTCCCAAGATCAACGGGGATTCCGGGATGCCTTGATTAGTTTAGGTTATACGGTACGCACGAAAATATTAAAAGAGTACTATGATGACGTTTCTGGACGTTATTCCCAGAAAGCAAATCTTGATATTGAAATTGTTGTTGATATGTTCAACACAGTTGATCAATATGATCAAGTGATTCTTTTTAGCGGCGATGGTGATTTCGAACGAGCCATTGAACTATTACGTTCAAAAAATACCCATATTACCGTTGTTTCTACCGAAGGCATGATTGCTCGAGAACTACGAAACGCCACAGATCGCTACATTGACCTCAATGATTTACGGTCTGAAATTGAGAAGGTTGAACCTTAACCTAACAGGGCAGTGGAAAATATCAAAAAAACGATTCAGTTAACGACCAACTACCACTGTTGTCTTCTTAGAGATGATGTTTAAGATGATAATCTAGCCGCCGCTAAGGACCCTTTTCGGTTCTATCAGAGGCGTTATAAACGGGGGCGATCGCCTAGACCTTCTGAATGCGCACTTGGGGACGGATCAAACATCCTAAACATTTCCAAATTAATCCTGAATATTTTAAACGCACGCATTTTTTGCCCTACACATATAATTTTGGAGTAGATGTCGAGGTCCATAAGCCCATCCACTTGGTATCGGTATGGATTTTTATGGTTTCTCTGCCCACACTGTTTTTTTAACATTTACTTTGTACTGTAATCAATACAATTTTTAAAATCATTGTTAAAAATAATGCCCAGGGCGAAACATAATTTGTCTCAAAGGATTCATTATGGTTGTGCCTGAATCCCTTGAGGCAAGATTAAAAAAATAGAATCAGTTTAATTAATCATGAGTAGGCATTTAAAAATCTCAAAGAACCTATTTTGTGGAGATCGATTACCTAGAACTGTTTTTGAAGTGAATTAATTAACTATGTACAGATGTGATGTTTTAATAGTTGGTGCAGGGCCTGGAGGAGGTCATTGTGCTAGGTTATTAGCCAAAAAAGGACATAAAGTTTTATTACTAGAGCGATACAAAGATTTCGGTCGTAATAACTTTTCTAGTGCGGGAGCCCCAAAAGAAATCTTAAGTAGATTTGATCTCCCTGAAATCCTTGTTGGTAGTTGGTGGAATAAATTTATCGTTGTAACAACTGATCATAAGAGAGTGTGGCAATCAGATAATCACCAAGGTTGTGTTCTAGATTTTAAAAAAATGCGTCAATTTCTAGCTGATGAAGTCAGTGATTATGGAGGCGAAGTATGGCTCGGGTGTCGTTACATAGATCATTGCGAACAAAATGATGCCCTTTTAGTAACGATTAAAAATAATCTTACAAACACAAAAATCGAAGTAATGGCCAATGTTCTGGTTGATGCGACTGGGGCGACGCGACGGGTAATGTGCGGCCAAATGAAAAAGAAGCCTTTATTCACCACTGCTACAGGGGTAGAACATTTAATTGAAGTTGATGAAAAAATATACAATACACATGCAAAAGCACTAACTTTTTTGTTAGGGCATCAATGGATGCCTGGGGGATATTCTTGGGTGTTTCCTATGGAACAAAATATTCTTAAAGTTGGAGCAGGTGTCTATAATAAAAAACACGAACTGGTTAAAGAAGTAAAACCTCTCAATCATTATATTGAACTTTTAATCCAAAACTATTTACAGGTCGAAAAATATAAGCTCATTGACGTACATGGAGAAACCCTAAAGTATAATTCTGGCCTGCAAGATATTTACAACAAAGGCAGAATAATTGCAATTGGGGATGCTGTTTCTACCGTAAATTGGCTGGGAGGCGAAGGTATCCGCCATGCGATGGAAAGTGCAGAAATTGCCCATGTTTTTATTTGTCAATTTCTCGAAGGCAAAATAAATAATTTCGATGGTTATCAGCAACAGATGAAGTCTACTTTTTTGGCAAAGTGGAATATGTGTGAGAAGTTGGCCAACAAAAAATATACCCAAGATACTGATGCTCTCATAAACAGAGTTTTTTCTTACCTTGAAGGGCTAAAATTAGAAGATGTAGTTGATATTTTATTTTATTATAAATTCGAAAAAATCTCTAAGGGTTTAGGGGCTTTTGTTTTGAGAAAATTACGGTCGTTTTTTAGGAAAAAAATCTGGGGCCGTCAATGAATCTTATGAGTCTTGTTCTCTGCCTCGCCATTAGGGTCTCTGAACCTGGACTAATACCTCGGGTTTTTGGCTCCCCTAGAAAAATTTCACTTTGAGGATTCAGAGCCTTCGACCCTAGTTTCGTTAGCGATGATGGTTAGGGCCGAATCGTCCGCTACTATACTGCATATCTTGTTGTGCATAGGCCCAGCGCTTTTTTTGGGGGGACCCTGGGCGATCGCCAAATATTCCCCAGTTGAGTATCTAAATCTGAAAAATTTAGTTTATCCTAAGGGGATAGCTATTTGGCCTTGATAGTGGTTCATAGCTAACCTTTTTTAGTCCACTCGATATAGAGATTTTTTTCTAGACCAATATTTTCACGCCAAGGGAGCGGGAAATGATGAACAACCAAGACGATCGCATTATTATTTTCGACACAACTTTACGGGATGGTGAACAATCTCCGGGGGCAACCCTCAACGGAGACGAAAAACTGGCGATCGCCCGGGCCCTTGCACGACTTGGTGTAGACGTTATTGAAGCCGGTTTTCCCCGGGCGAGTCGGGGAGATTTTGATGCCGTACAGCGCATCGCCGCTGAAGTGGGTACCGAGACAGGGCCGATTATCTGCGGTTTAGCCCGGGCCACCAAAGGGGACATCGAAGCCGCTGGCAACGCCCTCAAACCCGCGTTTAAGCACCGGATTCACACCTTTATCGCCACCTCTGACATTCACCTCGAATACAAACTCCGCAAAACCCGCAAAGAAGTGCTGGAAATTGCGCCGGAGATGGTGGCCTACGCGAAAACCTTCACCAATGATGTGGAATTTTCCCCAGAGGATGCAGGCCGCTCTGATCCCGAGTTTCTTTACCAGATTCTCGAAGCCGTCATCGATGCGGGGGCGACCACCGTCAATATTCCTGACACCGTTGGCTACACAACCCCGGCAGAATTTGGCGCCTTGATCAAAGGCATCAAAGAAAATGTGCCCAACATCGACAGGGCGATTATTTCAGTCCATGGTCACAATGATCTGGGCTTAGCTGTAGCCAATTTTCTCGAAGCGGTGAAAAATGGCGCCCGCCAACTGGAATGTACGATCAATGGTATCGGTGAGCGGGCTGGCAACGCCGCCCTTGAAGAGCTGGTAATGGGCCTCCATGTACGGCGGCAGTATTTCAACCCATTCCTCGGTCGTCCGGTGGATTCTGAAGTCCCCCTCACAAACATCAATACCAAAGAGATCTACAAAACCTCCCGTCTGGTATCTAATTTGACGGGGCTTTCGGTGCAGGCCAACAAGGCGATCGTGGGCCTCAATGCCTTTGCCCATGAGTCGGGTATTCATCAGGATGGCGTCCTGAAAAATAAACTCACCTATGAGATTATGGACGCCCAATCCATTGGTTTAACCGACA
The nucleotide sequence above comes from [Synechococcus] sp. NIES-970. Encoded proteins:
- the moaA gene encoding molybdenum cofactor biosynthesis protein A, with protein sequence MAAPMNSVDYLRISLIDRCNFRCQYCVPEGAKLEYLTSPEQLQNHELLTLLAHVFIPLGFGKFRLTGGEPLLRPNLVDLVRAIAQLPGVEDLSMTTNAYLLADLAQDLHDAGLNRLNISLDSLNPDTFDRIIGNQGKSRWPQTWAGIQAAHRVGFEPLKLNVVVIPGVNDQEVLDLAALTGDRHWHVRFIEFMPIGNGDLFQERAWIPSAELRQWIREKWGLETAQVQGNGPADVFKIPGAKGTLGFISQMSECFCDRCNRMRLSADGWLRPCLLNEASQIDLKTLLRTGADLADIRATVGQLLQAKPEINFKMRDMGSATGQYGRTMSQIGG
- a CDS encoding rhomboid family protein, producing MTKPPESNQQVINRELRQQIYILGILLASFWGLEISDQLIFQNLWRGGLDVFGIVPRQPLGLRGVLFAPFLHGGFQHLIANTVPFAFLGWLVMLRRLEDFFIVTFFTMLVGGLGVWLIGAPNSVHIGASILIFGYLGFLLFRGYFQRDIPSVAVALLVFFFYGGVLWSVFPTMPGVSWEGHLFGLIGGAIAAKSLSTR
- a CDS encoding hypothetical protein (conserved hypothetical protein) codes for the protein MNFLRKKQLQQRLQQDPYYRLQSLEEVTLAASLGIKIDVNRATVDDWLRLPGISIHQGRSLVQLTSQGVQFYSIEDVAAALGISMQRLQPLEAILAFAYYAPELAPQQINVNQATLEALSIFGIEPAIAQQMIIERQRGPYRNIADLQARLNLSAAQVMAWLHQFRFS
- a CDS encoding monooxygenase FAD-binding protein → MYRCDVLIVGAGPGGGHCARLLAKKGHKVLLLERYKDFGRNNFSSAGAPKEILSRFDLPEILVGSWWNKFIVVTTDHKRVWQSDNHQGCVLDFKKMRQFLADEVSDYGGEVWLGCRYIDHCEQNDALLVTIKNNLTNTKIEVMANVLVDATGATRRVMCGQMKKKPLFTTATGVEHLIEVDEKIYNTHAKALTFLLGHQWMPGGYSWVFPMEQNILKVGAGVYNKKHELVKEVKPLNHYIELLIQNYLQVEKYKLIDVHGETLKYNSGLQDIYNKGRIIAIGDAVSTVNWLGGEGIRHAMESAEIAHVFICQFLEGKINNFDGYQQQMKSTFLAKWNMCEKLANKKYTQDTDALINRVFSYLEGLKLEDVVDILFYYKFEKISKGLGAFVLRKLRSFFRKKIWGRQ
- the leuA gene encoding 2-isopropylmalate synthase — encoded protein: MNNQDDRIIIFDTTLRDGEQSPGATLNGDEKLAIARALARLGVDVIEAGFPRASRGDFDAVQRIAAEVGTETGPIICGLARATKGDIEAAGNALKPAFKHRIHTFIATSDIHLEYKLRKTRKEVLEIAPEMVAYAKTFTNDVEFSPEDAGRSDPEFLYQILEAVIDAGATTVNIPDTVGYTTPAEFGALIKGIKENVPNIDRAIISVHGHNDLGLAVANFLEAVKNGARQLECTINGIGERAGNAALEELVMGLHVRRQYFNPFLGRPVDSEVPLTNINTKEIYKTSRLVSNLTGLSVQANKAIVGLNAFAHESGIHQDGVLKNKLTYEIMDAQSIGLTDNQIILGKHSGRNAFRTRLAELGFELSDNDLNKAFLRFKDLADKKKEITDWDLEAIVKDETQQPPELFRLELVQVSCGDNAQPTATIAIRTPDGKELTDAAIGTGPVDAIYKAINRVVQVPNELIEYSVQSVTAGIDAIGEVTIRLRHEGRIYSGHAANTDIIVASARAYISALNRLYAALQEDVSTNTARASL